Genomic segment of Deltaproteobacteria bacterium:
GCAGCCAAGTGGGCATGGCGATCGGCATCGCGCGCGCGGGATTGCCCGGAGCATTAGCCGCATGGTTGGGATTTACTTTGCCTTCGGCTTTGTTGCTGGTCGCGTTCGCGTTCGGGATTAATGCGCTCGGCGGCGCGGCCGACAGCGGTTGGTTGCATGGACTGAAAGTCGTGGCGGTGGCCGTGGTCGCCCAAGCCGTTTGGGGCATGGCGAAAGGATTGTGTCCCGATCGACAACGGGCAACCATCGGGATCGTCGCGGCGATAATAACGTTAACTTGGCCAACGGCGGCGGGGCAGTTGGCTGCGATCTTCGGCGCAGGAATCGTTGGCTGGCTGCTCTTGCCGCCGACGGCACTGGGCAGCGACTCGCATGCTCGGTTTCCCGTGAGCAAGCAAGTCGGTGTGTTCGCATGGGTAATTTTTTTCGTGTTACTTTTCGGCTTGCCAATATTAACTCAAATTTCCGGGAGCAAATCGCTGCACGTGTTCGACGGCTTTTTTCGCGTCGGTTCGCTAGTCTTCGGCGGCGGCCACGTCGTGCTGCCATTGCTGCAAACAGAGGTCGTTGGCCCCGGTTGGTTGACCAATGAACAGTTCGTCGCCGGCTACGGCGCAACCCAGGCTGTGCCCGGGCCGTTGTTCACTTTTTCGGCTTATATCGGCGCAGTGATGAATGGTTGGACCGGTGCTTTGCTGACGCTAATCGCAATTTTCTTGCCGTCCTTTTTGCTCGTCGTCGGTGCCCTGCCGTTTTGGGATTCGCTCCGCGCCAACGGGAAATTCCAATCGGCATTGAGCGGTATCAATGCCGCTGTCGTAGGGTTGTTGCTGGCTGCGCTCTACAAGCCGGTGTGGACCAGCGCGATCCTCACGCCCGCGGATTTCACTCTCGGGCTGACGGCCTTCGGGTTATTGATGTATTGGAAGTGGCCGCCGTGGGTTGTGGTTGTCTTGAGCGCTGTGAGTGGGGAGATCCTCTCAAACGTCTGATTTTTCCGTGCGATGACGCTGGGACCGAAAGTTTCTTGGTAGCGCTATTGTTCGCATGCACCTCCGAGGATAGACTCGCAGCATACCCACTGTCGTGTTCGCGTTCTGTGGAGGAGTCATCGGAATGTCAGGCGGATAGACCCGTTTGCATCTCTTCGAAAAGAGTCTTGGCACCTGTTCGTCAGTCAGAATTCTTGCGCATAATAGGCGACTA
This window contains:
- a CDS encoding chromate transporter: MTNELKKGSFLEVLGVALRLGLTSFGGPIAHLGYFRDEYVTRRKWLDERSYADVVALCQFLPGPASSQVGMAIGIARAGLPGALAAWLGFTLPSALLLVAFAFGINALGGAADSGWLHGLKVVAVAVVAQAVWGMAKGLCPDRQRATIGIVAAIITLTWPTAAGQLAAIFGAGIVGWLLLPPTALGSDSHARFPVSKQVGVFAWVIFFVLLFGLPILTQISGSKSLHVFDGFFRVGSLVFGGGHVVLPLLQTEVVGPGWLTNEQFVAGYGATQAVPGPLFTFSAYIGAVMNGWTGALLTLIAIFLPSFLLVVGALPFWDSLRANGKFQSALSGINAAVVGLLLAALYKPVWTSAILTPADFTLGLTAFGLLMYWKWPPWVVVVLSAVSGEILSNV